The following proteins come from a genomic window of Dermacentor albipictus isolate Rhodes 1998 colony chromosome 8, USDA_Dalb.pri_finalv2, whole genome shotgun sequence:
- the LOC135912874 gene encoding uncharacterized protein → MPGSLTDLFESEVQQLVPPVHSDFFVVWVLCMAAVGIVGVPVGLLAVHRMRVEKSAHLGDPGKGWPGALPFRDRYVAPEQVAVRMPRQCLLADEPGNLTFDLAKQYAGPGPTVGRGGGGLSPGSKAALQVFCYYNKSRVSWLQGGKTWFGVASVPFHLCRYVIYGPVKLDGWTARVLPTARDVILIEQLRSTVAFSSANKTSLLVSVRGRGEFTAMRRSAGNVRYFAANLLEWALEHGFSGVHLDWRGLESPLCGRPGNDAALEALLRQLRDLAQLNRVPLILALSASAVPAPPGDLVDYYFLEAGDRRCADLEEAGLDTLYRKLRESEASAYSVCWAVSAAVEVFERTVGVAGTHLRFAGLVPRSQVCNVQANDSFRECSVGELPQDAKHGLVFRYRAADKVATNVRHYAKVWKGLDLRTDPMCVLYVDGDYDDPAGECGDPFPLLRAMLAS, encoded by the exons ATGCCAGGCTCGCTTACGGACCTCTTCGAGAGCGAAGTCCAGCAATTGGTGCCGCCCGTCCACAGCGACTTCTTCGTCGTCTGGGTGCTGTGCATGGCGGCGGTCGGGATCGTCGGCGTCCCGGTGGGGCTGCTCGCCGTGCACCGGATGCGTGTCGAGAAGAGCGCCCACCTCGGCGACCCCGGCAAGGGCTGGCCCGGGGCGCTGCCCTTCCGGGACCGCTACGTGGCGCCCGAGCAGGTGGCCGTGCGGATGCCGCGCCAGTGCCTCCTGGCGGACGAGCCCGGCAACCTGACCTTCGACCTCGCCAAGCAGTACGCCGGCCCCGGGCCCACCGTTGGCAGGGGCGGCGGTGGGCTTTCGCCGGGCTCGAAGGCTGCGCTGCAGGTGTTCTGCTACTACAACAAGAGCCGCGTCAGCTGGCTCCAGGGAGGCAAGACCTG GTTCGGGGTGGCGTCCGTGCCGTTCCACCTCTGCCGATACGTCATCTACGGTCCGGTAAAATTGGACGGCTGGACCGCGAGGGTGTTGCCGACGGCTCGTGACGTCATCCTCATCGAGCAACTCAGATCGACGGTTGCTTTCAGTTCCGCCAACAAGACGTCCCTCCTGGTGTCCGTCAGAGGCCGCGGCGAGTTCACAGCCATGCGCCGCTCGGCGGGGAACGTCAG gtACTTCGCGGCAAACCTTCTCGAGTGGGCGCTGGAGCACGGCTTCTCCGGAGTCCACCTCGACTGGCGCGGCCTGGAGTCGCCGCTGTGCGGGCGGCCCGGAAACGACGCCGCGCTCGAGGCCCTCCTGCGGCAGCTGCGCGACCTGGCCCAGCTGAACCGCGTCCCGCTCATCCTGGCCCTGTCGGCGTCCGCCGTGCCCGCGCCGCCCGGCGACCTGGTCGACTACTACTTCCTGGAAGCGGGCGACCGCCGCTGCGCCGACCTGGAGGAGGCCGGCCTGGACACGCTCTACCGCAAGCTTCGCGAGTCCGAGGCGTCCGCGTACTCCGTCTGCTGGGCCGTGTCGGCGGCCGTGGAGGTGTTCGAGAGGACCGTCGGAGTCGCGGGAACCCACCTAAG GTTCGCAGGTCTGGTGCCGCGCAGCCAGGTCTGCAACGTGCAGGCCAACGACAGCTTCCGGGAGTGCTCCGTGGGCGAGCTGCCGCAAGACGCGAAGCACGGACTCGTGTTCCGGTACCGAGCTGCGGACAAGGTAGCGACGAATGTGCGCCACTACGCCAAGGTTTGGAAGGGTCTCGACCTCCGCACCGACCCCATGTGCGTGCTCTACGTAGACGGCGACTACGACGACCCGGCCGGAGAGTGCGGAGATCCGTTTCCCTTGCTGCGAGCGATGCTGGCGTCGTGA
- the LOC135912912 gene encoding uncharacterized protein, whose translation MALADDECPRADGIRVRKLRRKLQDLRERAVASGLSDDDVSAVVAEEVAAANESAANVSPSVSGGLLLKWAFIVATLAYVCFNRGLPDLANDRCLVYPGGLYLEFTRPVLPCDFCRSPTQVTELTEMSKEEFLRVGYADKPIVLRGGAAHWRAMQTFSYEFLRDVYRNTSGAFEDSRRYCQFLKSATDFEDLEDFFSMPDSRVHMSRPEEEPWYVGWSNCDQRVVATLRKHYTRPDFFPEDSEASVIDWIFIGYAGNGIKTHLDYVLRPSWQAQIRGAKTWTLLPPPECESVCVPSLKVTIRPGDIIMLNTNRWYHSTLVEPGNISITIGSEYD comes from the exons ATGGCCCTAGCCGACGACGAATGCCCGCGAGCCGACGGCATTCGAGTCCGAAAACTGCGGAGAAAACTGCAGGACCTTCGTGAGAGAGCCGTCGCGTCCGGTCTGTCCGACGACGATGTCTCGGCCGTCGTGGCCGAGGAGGTGGCGGCGGCGAACGAGTCCGCCGCGAACGTTTCGCCGTCGGTCAGCGGCGGCCTGCTGCTCAAATGGGCCTTCATCGTGGCCACCCTGGCGTACGTCTGCTTCAACCGGGGCCTTCCGGACCTGGCCAACGACCGGTGTCTCGTCTACCCCGGGGGCCTGTACCTGGAGTTCACGCGGCCCGTGCTGCCGTGCGACTTCTGCCGCTCGCCGACCCAGGTGACGGAGTTGACCGAGATGAGCAAAGAGGAGTTCCTGCGCGTCGGCTACGCCGACAAGCCGATCGTGCTCAGGGGCGGCGCGGCGCACTGGAGGGCGATGCAGACGTTCAGCTACGAGTTCCTCCGCGACGTCTACCGAAATACGAGCGGCGCCTTCGAAGATAGCCGCCGCTACTGCCAGTTCTTGAAGTCCGCCACCGACTTCGAGGATCTGGAGGACTTCTTCTCCATGCCGGACTCGCGTGTTCACATGTCGAGGCCGGAGGAAGAGCCGTGGTACGTGGGATG GAGCAACTGTGACCAGAGGGTCGTCGCAACCCTGAGGAAGCACTACACTAGACCCGACTTCTTTCCCGAAGATTCTGAAGCTAGCGTCATCGACTGGATATTTATTGGATATGCGGGAAATGGAATCAAGACACAT CTGGATTACGTCCTCCGCCCGTCATGGCAAGCTCAGATCCGGGGAGCAAAGACCTGGACCCTGCTGCCACCACCAGAGTGCGAGTCGGTGTGCGTGCCTTCGCTAAAGGTCACCATCAGGCCCGGTGACATTATAATGCTGAATACCAACCGCTGGTACCACAGCACACTGGTCGAGCCGGGCAACATCAGTATCACTATTGGATCAGAGTACGACTGA